A single genomic interval of Lathyrus oleraceus cultivar Zhongwan6 chromosome 7, CAAS_Psat_ZW6_1.0, whole genome shotgun sequence harbors:
- the LOC127106737 gene encoding uncharacterized protein LOC127106737, which yields MTKGNEQRVVILGGGIAGSVVAKSLQFDAHVTLIDPKEYFEISWASLRSMVEPSFAERTVINHREYFTKGDLVTSSAVNVTETEVLTADGRRVPYDYLAIATGHADPVPKVRTERLHQYKEENQKIKSAHSILIVGGGPTGVELAGEIAVDFPDKKVTLVHKGPRLLEFVGAKAADKTLKWLKSKNVDVKLDQAVDLNSASDGHKIYRTSVGGTIEADCHFLCTGKPLASAWLKETVLKNDLDAQGRIKVDEYLRVKGRSNIFAIGDITDIPEIKQGFLAQKQAEVVAKNVRLMIEGGRECRRETYKPHSVMAIVSLGRNDAVAQFPFLTLSGRIPGVIKSGDLFVGKTRKLMGLSPHIV from the exons ATGACAAAGGGAAACGAACAGCGAGTTGTTATCTTAGGCGGCGGTATCGCCGGTTCCGTCGTCGCTAAATCTCTTCAATTCGATGCGCATGTCACCCTCATTGATCC GAAGGAATATTTTGAGATTTCATGGGCAAGTTTGAGGTCAATGGTGGAGCCGTCCTTTGCAGAAAGGACAGTGATAAACCATAGAGAGTATTTCACAAAAGGTGACCTTGTTACGTCCAGTGCTGTCAATGTGACGGAAACTGAAGTTTTGACTGCAGACGGTCGTCGGGTTCCGTATGACTATCTTGCTATTGCCACTGGTCATGCAGATCCTGTGCCCAAAGTTAGGACTGAGAGACTTCATCAGTATAAAGAAG AAAATCAAAAGATAAAATCTGCTCATTCCATTCTGATTGTTGGAGGAGGTCCAACCGGTGTGGAACTTGCTGGAGAGATAGCTGTTGATTTTCCAGACAAGAAGGTTACACTAGTGCACAAAGGACCAAGACTGCTGGAATTTGTAGGGGCAAAAGCTGCTGATAAGACTCTAAAATGGTTGAAATCTAAGAATGTTGATGTGAAACTAGACCAAGCAGTTGACTTAAACAGTGCCTCAGACGGACACAAGATATATCGAACTTCAGTTGGTGGAACTATTGAAGCAGATTGCCATTTCTTATGTACAGGAAAACCACTTGCTTCGGCATGGCTTAAGGAAACTGTGTTGAAAAATGACTTGGATGCTCAGGGAAGGATTAAGGTAGATGAATACTTGAGAGTTAAGGGCCGGAGCAACATTTTCGCAATTGGAGATATTACAGATATTCCG GAAATCAAGCAAGGGTTTTTAGCACAGAAGCAGGCGGAAGTGGTTGCGAAGAACGTACGGTTGATGATAGAAGGAGGAAGAGAATGTCGGAGGGAAACTTACAAACCACATTCGGTAATGGCAATAGTTTCACTTGGGAGGAATGATGCAGTTGCACAGTTCCCATTCCTAACACTAAGTGGAAGAATTCCTGGCGTAATAAAATCTGGAGATTTATTTGTTGGTAAAACAAGAAAACTAATGGGTCTCAGTCCTCATATTGTATAA
- the LOC127106735 gene encoding uncharacterized protein LOC127106735 encodes MVEKKVVIIGGGVAGATLAKTIQHHAHVTLIDPKEYFEIPWASLRAMVEPSFAERTVINHREYFTKGDLIISSAINISESEVFTADGRKFSYDYLVIATGHTEPIPKTRTERIDQYKGENTKIKSARSVLIIGGGPTGVELAAEIAVDFPDKKVTIVHKGSRLLEYIGTKASRKTLKWLKSRKIDVKLEQSVDLDSFTNENRTYRTSLGETIEADTHFVCIGKPLGSAWLSETLLKNDLNGDGRIQVDEYLRVKGKNNVFAIGDITDVQEIKQGVFAQGHAKLVAKNLKLLIEGGGKEPKLGTYKAQAPMSIVSLGRKHGVAQFPFMTVVGRFPGMIKSGDLFVGKTRKELGLEPNVKKS; translated from the exons ATGGTGGAAAAGAAAGTTGTGATTATAGGAGGTGGTGTGGCTGGTGCAACCCTTGCTAAAACTATACAACATCACGCTCATGTCACTCTTATTGATCC GAAGGAATATTTTGAGATTCCATGGGCAAGTTTAAGGGCAATGGTGGAGCCATCGTTTGCAGAAAGGACAGTGATAAACCATAGAGAGTATTTCACAAAAGGTGACCTTATTATATCAAGTGCTATCAACATATCTGAATCTGAAGTCTTCACTGCAGATGGCCGTAAATTTTCCTATGATTATCTTGTTATTGCCACTGGTCACACAGAACCTATCCCTAAAACAAGGACAGAAAGAATAGATCAATACAAAGGAG AAAATACAAAGATAAAATCAGCACGTTCAGTTTTGATTATCGGAGGAGGTCCAACCGGCGTCGAGTTAGCCGCAGAAATTGCTGTTGATTTTCCTGACAAAAAAGTGACTATAGTGCATAAAGGATCAAGGTTGCTGGAATATATTGGGACAAAAGCTTCAAGAAAGACTTTAAAATGGCTTAAGTCAAGGAAAATTGATGTGAAACTAGAACAATCTGTTGACTTGGACTCTTTCACAAATGAAAATAGAACATATCGAACTTCACTTGGAGAAACTATTGAAGCAGATACACATTTTGTATGTATAGGGAAACCACTTGGTTCAGCTTGGCTTTCTGAAACTcttttgaaaaatgatttgaatggtGATGGAAGAATACAAGTTGATGAATACTTGAGAGTTAAGGGAAAGAACAATGTCTTTGCAATTGGTGATATTACAGATGTTCAA GAAATAAAACAAGGAGTGTTTGCACAAGGTCATGCAAAACTAGTTGCCAAGAATCTAAAGCTATTGATAGAAGGAGGAGGGAAAGAACCTAAACTTGGAACTTACAAGGCACAAGCACCAATGTCAATTGTTTCACTTGGAAGAAAACATGGTGTTGCACAGTTCCCTTTCATGACAGTTGTTGGAAGGTTTCCTGGTATGATCAAATCAGGAGATTTGTTTGTTGGGAAAACAAGAAAGGAATTAGGACTTGAACCTAATGTTAAAAAATCTTAA
- the LOC127106736 gene encoding uncharacterized protein LOC127106736 isoform X2, with protein MKVNKGKRDIRTGEKKKKRNLEQNVKDVETYVTVNNDDHGLKVMKRKKVKVSAGRKKNKDINVVATQRPEDDEVDLEEQSVVHEVQAIKGEKEKVTTTSRKRKNKDRNLVGRQRREDVEVDLEKENDGVMEHCDAKQEEVKDSKEHKDSNTGAFIKPCMSKDAKKKRRKEVPKSPEKREQDHQEEIHIISSGDDDGSNGMKKWIMEYHQSRPGLEVLQHQIDDFVTDYEEKLEEEKKAKEALAAEGGWTVVVQRKGRKKTTDSESGIAVGSVAQAAVEDKLAKKKNKGVGLDFYRFQKREAQRNELMLLQSKFEEDKKRLQQLRAARKFRPY; from the exons ATGAAAGTAAATAAGGGGAAAAGAGATATACgaactggggaaaagaagaaaaaaagaaacTTGGAACAAAACGTTAAGGATGTTGAGACATATGTTACAGTGAACAATGATG ATCATGGGCTGAAGGTTATGAAGAGAAAAAAGGTGAAAGTTTCGGCTGGTAGAAAAAAGAACAAGGACATAAATGTCGTTGCGACACAAAGACCAGAAGATGATGAAGTTGATTTAGAAGAGCAAAGTG TGGTTCATGAAGTGCAGGCTATAAAGGGAGAAAAGGAGAAAGTTACTACTACCAGTCGAAAAAGGAAAAACAAAGACAGAAACCTAGTTGGAAGACAAAGACGGGAGGATGTAGAAGTGGATTTAGAAAAGGAAAATG ATGGAGTAATGGAACATTGTGATGCTAAACAAGAGGAAGTCAAAGACTCGAAGGAGCATAAAGATTCTAATACTGGAGCATTTATCAAACCTT GTATGTCAAAGGATGCtaagaagaaaagaagaaaggaggttccaaaatcaccagaaaagagAGAACAAGATCATCAGGAGGAAATTCATATTATTTCTTCTGGAGATGACGATGGCTCAAATGGAATGAAAA AATGGATCATGGAATACCATCAAAGTAGACCAGGATTGGAGGTGTTGCAACATCAAATTGACGATTTTGTAACTGATTACGAGGAGAAATTGGAAGAG GAAAAAAAAGCAAAAGAAGCTCTTGCTGCAGAAGGGGGATGGACGGTGGTTGTACAACGCAAGGGTAGGAAGAAAACTACCGACTCTGAAAGTGGAATTGCCGTGGGCTCAGTTGCTCAAGCTGCTGTGGAGGATAAATTGgccaaaaagaaaaataaaggaGTTGGTCTAGATTTCTACCGCTTTCAAAAAAGAGAAGCTCAGAGAAATG AGCTAATGTTATTGCAGAGCAAATTTGAGGAGGACAAAAAACGTCTGCAACAGTTGAGAGCTGCCAGGAAATTCAGACCTTACTAA
- the LOC127106736 gene encoding uncharacterized protein LOC127106736 isoform X1, translating to MKVNKGKRDIRTGEKKKKRNLEQNVKDVETYVTVNNDVDHGLKVMKRKKVKVSAGRKKNKDINVVATQRPEDDEVDLEEQSVVHEVQAIKGEKEKVTTTSRKRKNKDRNLVGRQRREDVEVDLEKENDGVMEHCDAKQEEVKDSKEHKDSNTGAFIKPCMSKDAKKKRRKEVPKSPEKREQDHQEEIHIISSGDDDGSNGMKKWIMEYHQSRPGLEVLQHQIDDFVTDYEEKLEEEKKAKEALAAEGGWTVVVQRKGRKKTTDSESGIAVGSVAQAAVEDKLAKKKNKGVGLDFYRFQKREAQRNELMLLQSKFEEDKKRLQQLRAARKFRPY from the exons ATGAAAGTAAATAAGGGGAAAAGAGATATACgaactggggaaaagaagaaaaaaagaaacTTGGAACAAAACGTTAAGGATGTTGAGACATATGTTACAGTGAACAATGATG TAGATCATGGGCTGAAGGTTATGAAGAGAAAAAAGGTGAAAGTTTCGGCTGGTAGAAAAAAGAACAAGGACATAAATGTCGTTGCGACACAAAGACCAGAAGATGATGAAGTTGATTTAGAAGAGCAAAGTG TGGTTCATGAAGTGCAGGCTATAAAGGGAGAAAAGGAGAAAGTTACTACTACCAGTCGAAAAAGGAAAAACAAAGACAGAAACCTAGTTGGAAGACAAAGACGGGAGGATGTAGAAGTGGATTTAGAAAAGGAAAATG ATGGAGTAATGGAACATTGTGATGCTAAACAAGAGGAAGTCAAAGACTCGAAGGAGCATAAAGATTCTAATACTGGAGCATTTATCAAACCTT GTATGTCAAAGGATGCtaagaagaaaagaagaaaggaggttccaaaatcaccagaaaagagAGAACAAGATCATCAGGAGGAAATTCATATTATTTCTTCTGGAGATGACGATGGCTCAAATGGAATGAAAA AATGGATCATGGAATACCATCAAAGTAGACCAGGATTGGAGGTGTTGCAACATCAAATTGACGATTTTGTAACTGATTACGAGGAGAAATTGGAAGAG GAAAAAAAAGCAAAAGAAGCTCTTGCTGCAGAAGGGGGATGGACGGTGGTTGTACAACGCAAGGGTAGGAAGAAAACTACCGACTCTGAAAGTGGAATTGCCGTGGGCTCAGTTGCTCAAGCTGCTGTGGAGGATAAATTGgccaaaaagaaaaataaaggaGTTGGTCTAGATTTCTACCGCTTTCAAAAAAGAGAAGCTCAGAGAAATG AGCTAATGTTATTGCAGAGCAAATTTGAGGAGGACAAAAAACGTCTGCAACAGTTGAGAGCTGCCAGGAAATTCAGACCTTACTAA